The Meiothermus sp. region ACAGCGTCTGCCGCAGATTGTGCTGTCCTCGGCTCTCTGCGTGGCCTCCCCACAGCAGCTCAACCAACCGATGGCGGGGCTGGCGGCCCTCGAGGGCCAGAAAGGCCAGCAATGCAACCGCCTTGCGCGGCAGATCCAGTTCCCGATCTTCGCAGCGCAGTTTGGGAGAACCCAGTAGCTCTATTTGCAGCATGGTGTGAGGCTTTCCAGATTCAGATGGGAAACAGGCTCCTGCTGTTTGCTGCATTCAATTTAGCTAGAGGATAGCAAAGGGCCGGGTTATTTGGGGTTAAGGTAACCTTTAACCCTCCGGCTGGCCTATATGTTCTTCCGAACGCAGCGCAGCGAGGTGAGGCATCTGATGCGCTTCAGTCCCCTGGATTTGCGACCCCTGAGCACAGACTCCTCGTCGCACTGCGTGCGCCCCGGAATGACGGTGAGATTTGAAGTATCCCGACGACTTTGTTGCCAGACCACCCGTCGCCTTCCCTATTAGAACGCACCTGAGCCATCCAGGGATGCGCGGGCTTTGCGATATGATTTCTCGCAATGGGCGAGCCCCTTTTGCGACTCCAAAACATCACCAAGCGCTTCCCGGGGGTAGTGGCCAACGATGGGGTGAGCCTCGAGGTCTACCCCGGCGAGGTACTGGCCTTGCTGGGCGAGAATGGGGCGGGCAAGTCCACCCTGATTTCCATTCTGTATGGCCTGTACCGCCCCGACGAGGGCGAGATTTTCATGGAAGGTCGTCCCGTCCGGATCACCTCGCCGGTGAATGCGCTCAAGCTGGGCATCGGTCTGGTGCCCCAGCACCCTACGCTGGTGGGCCGTCACACGGTGGCGGAGAACCTGGCCTTAGGCATTGGAACCCCCTTGCTGCCGGCCCGGCGCATCGTGCCCCTGATCGAACGCATTGCCCAGGGATATGGCCTCTCCATTGACCCCCAGGCCCACATCCACCAGCTTTCGCCGGGCGAGAAGCAGCGGGTCGAGATCGTGCGGGCTTTGCTGCGGGGGGCCAAGGTGCTCATCCTGGACGAGCCCACCAGCGTCCTCACCCCACAGGAGGCCGAGTCCTTGTTCCGGGTGATGCGCGAACTGAAGGCGGCGGGCAAGTCGCTCATCTTCATCTCGCATAAGCTCGAGGAGGTGCTGGCCATCGCCGACCGCTGCACGGTGCTGCGCCGGGGCAGGGTAGTGGGCAGCCTGCCCACCCCTGAGGCCAGCAAAACCAAGCTGGCCCAGATGATGGTAGGGCACAGCGTGAGCTTTGAACGCAAGCGCGCCAATCCGCAGATGGGTGAGGTTTTGCTGCGTGTAGAGGACTTGCGGGTTCGGTCGGGCCGCAATCTCCCTGCTTTGCGGGGGGTTAGCTTTGAGCTATGCGCGGGGGAAATTCTGGGGATTGCCGGGGTTGCGGGCAACGGCCAGAGCGAGCTGGTGGAGGTGCTGGCCGGTTTGCGCAAAATGGAGGGCGGGATGGTGCGGCTGGCCGGACAGCCCCTGGTTGCCAACCCGGCCCGGTTGTTTGCCCAGGGGGTGGCGCACATCCCCGAAGACCGCATTCATATGGGCACTGTTCCCAGCATGAGCGTGGCCGAGAACCTGGCTTTGCGTTCTTTTAACCGGCCCCCCTTTACCCGTGGCCTGTTGCTCAACCCGTTTGCTTTTGCCGCCCATGCCCAGGCAAAAATCCGCGAGTATGCCGTAGCGACCCCCGGCCTGCACACCCCCTCACGCCTGCTTTCGGGCGGCAATATCCAGAAGGTGATTCTGGCCCGCGAGCTCTCCGGGCAGCCCCGCCTGATTCTGGCGGTGCACCCGACCTATGGCCTCGACATCGGGGCAACCGAGCAGGTGCACCGGGTGTTGCTCGAGAAAACCTACCAGGGGGCGGGGGTGCTTCTGGTCTCGGAAGACCTGGAAGAGTTGCTCTCGCTATCCGACCGGATTGCGGTGCTCTACCAGGGGAGGCTGCGGGGCCCCTACCCGGTGGGTCAAATCTCCCGTGAACAGGTGGGGCTTTTGATGACCGGAGGTGAGGCGTGAGGCTCGAGCCCCTGGAAAGCCCCTCCCGCTACCGCGTGCTAGGGGTCACGCTGGCCGCTTTGGGGGTGGCCTTTGTACTGGTGGGCGGGCTCTTTGCGGCCTATGGACTCCATCCGCTCGAGGCCTACCGCGCCATGCTCTCGGGTACCCTGCTAGACGCCAAGGGCTGGCAGGAAATTTTGCGCCGCAGCATTCCCTTGCTGCTCATTGGGGTGGGCCTGACCCTGGCCTTTCGCACCCAGTTCTTTAACATTGGGGCCGAAGGCCAACTGCTGCTGGGGGCGGTGTTTGCTGCGGGGGTGGCCCTGTTCGTGCCCCTGCCCCCCTGGCTCAGCCTACTGGGAATGGGGCTGGCCGGGGCTTTGGGCGGGGCGTGGTGGTGCTTGCTGGCCGCCTGGCTCAAAACCCGTCTGAGCGTCAACGAGATCCTCACCACCCTGATGCTCAACTATGTGGCCCAGTCGCTGGTGATTTTTCTGATTAACGGCCCCTGGAAGGGGAAGGATGCTCGGGGCTACATCTATTCCGACCGCTTCGCCGAGTACCAGCAGATTGCGGTGCTCCCCGGAACCAACGTCCACTGGCCCACCTTGCTTTTAGGGGTGGTGTTGGCGCTGGTCTTGCAGCTGATGCTGGTCCGCACCCCCATCGGCTTTCAGATGCG contains the following coding sequences:
- a CDS encoding ABC transporter permease, giving the protein MRLEPLESPSRYRVLGVTLAALGVAFVLVGGLFAAYGLHPLEAYRAMLSGTLLDAKGWQEILRRSIPLLLIGVGLTLAFRTQFFNIGAEGQLLLGAVFAAGVALFVPLPPWLSLLGMGLAGALGGAWWCLLAAWLKTRLSVNEILTTLMLNYVAQSLVIFLINGPWKGKDARGYIYSDRFAEYQQIAVLPGTNVHWPTLLLGVVLALVLQLMLVRTPIGFQMRVVGENPGAARYLGIPGGRVILWVALITGGLAGLAGVGEIAGIHHRLIEPGQLSSGYGFTAIIVAWLARGNPALVLLTAPLMGLILAGGDLLKVSLNMPFRIVDVFSGVMLMCLIASEVFLRNRVRWGR
- a CDS encoding ABC transporter ATP-binding protein, whose product is MGEPLLRLQNITKRFPGVVANDGVSLEVYPGEVLALLGENGAGKSTLISILYGLYRPDEGEIFMEGRPVRITSPVNALKLGIGLVPQHPTLVGRHTVAENLALGIGTPLLPARRIVPLIERIAQGYGLSIDPQAHIHQLSPGEKQRVEIVRALLRGAKVLILDEPTSVLTPQEAESLFRVMRELKAAGKSLIFISHKLEEVLAIADRCTVLRRGRVVGSLPTPEASKTKLAQMMVGHSVSFERKRANPQMGEVLLRVEDLRVRSGRNLPALRGVSFELCAGEILGIAGVAGNGQSELVEVLAGLRKMEGGMVRLAGQPLVANPARLFAQGVAHIPEDRIHMGTVPSMSVAENLALRSFNRPPFTRGLLLNPFAFAAHAQAKIREYAVATPGLHTPSRLLSGGNIQKVILARELSGQPRLILAVHPTYGLDIGATEQVHRVLLEKTYQGAGVLLVSEDLEELLSLSDRIAVLYQGRLRGPYPVGQISREQVGLLMTGGEA